In a single window of the Phocoena sinus isolate mPhoSin1 chromosome 7, mPhoSin1.pri, whole genome shotgun sequence genome:
- the NOP58 gene encoding nucleolar protein 58 isoform X3: MEGKINKQLKKVLKKIVKEAHEPLAVADAKLGGVIKEKLNLSCIHSPLVNELMRGIRSQMDGLIPGVEPREMAAMCLGLAHSLSRYRLKFSADKVDTMIVQAISLLDDLDKELNNYIMRCREWYGWHFPELGKIISDNLTYCKCLQKVGDRKNYASATLSELLPEEVEAEVKAAAEISMGTEVSEEDICNILHLCTQVIEISEYRTQLYEYLQNRMMAIAPNVTVMVGELVGARLIAHAGSLLNLAKHAASTVQILGAEKALFRALKSRRDTPKYGLIYHASLVGQTSPKHKGKISRMLAAKTVLAIRYDAFGEDSSSAMGVENRAKLEARLRTLEDRGIRKISGTGKALAKAEKYEHKSEVKTYDPSGDSTLPTYSKKRKIEQVDKEDEVVEKKAKKAKVKIKVEEEEEVVEVEEDVVEVVEEQETSVKKKKKKDKKKHIKEEPLSEEEPCTSTASASPEKKKKKKKKRVNED, encoded by the exons ATGGAGGGCAAAATCAATAAGCAGCTGAAGAAAGTTCTGAAGAAAATAGTTAAAGAAGCCCATGAACCCCTGGCTGTAGCTGATGCTAAACTAGGAGGCGTCATAAAG GAAAAGCTGAATCTCAGTTGTATCCATAGTCCTCTTGTTAACGAACTTATGAGGGGAATCCGTTCACAGATGGATGGATTAATCCCTGGGGTAGAACCACGTGAAATGGCAGCCATGTGTCTTGGGTTGGCACACAG cttGTCCCGATACAGATTGAAATTTAGTGCTGATAAAGTGGATACAATGATTGTTCAGGCAATTT CCCTGTTAGATGACTTAGATAAAGAACTAAACAACTACATTATGCGGTGTAGAGAATGGTATGGCTGGCATTTCCCTGAATTAGGAAAAATTATTTCGGATAATTTGACATACTGCAAGTGTTTACAGAAAGTTG GCGATAGGAAGAATTATGCCTCGGCCACACTTTCTGAATTACTGCCAGAAGAGGTTGAAGCAGAAGTGAAAGCAGCTGCAGAGATATCTATGGGAACAGAGGTTtcagaagaagatatttgcaacattCTGCATCTCTGCACTCAG GTGATTGAAATCTCCGAATATAGAACCCAGCTCTATGAATATCTGCAAAATAGAATGATGGCCATTGCACCCAACGTTACAGTCATGGTTGGTGAATTAGTTGGAGCACGGCTTATTGCTCATGCAG gTTCTCTTTTGAATTTGGCCAAACATGCAGCTTCTACAGTTCAGATTCTTGGAGCAGAAAAGGCACTCTTCAGAGCCCTCAAGTCTAGACGAGATACCCCTAAGTATGGTCTCATTTATCATGCTTCACTTGTAGGCCAGACAAGTCCCAAACACAAAGGAAAG ATTTCTCGGATGCTGGCAGCCAAAACTGTTTTGGCCATCCGGTATGATGCTTTTGGTGAAGATTCCAGTTCTGCGATGGGAGTTGAGAACAGAGCCAAATTAGAGGCCAGGTTGAGAACCTTGGAAGATAGAGGG atacGGAAAATAAGTGGAACAGGAAAGGCATTAGCAAAAGCAGAAAAGTATGAACATAAAAG TGAAGTGAAGACTTATGATCCTTCTGGTGACTCAACACTGCCAACCTATTCTAAAAAACGCAAGATTGAACAGGTAGACAAAGAGGATGAAGTGGTTGAAAAGAAGGCCAAAAAAGCCAAGGTTAAAATTAAAG ttgaagaggaggaggaagtagTAGAAGTAGAAGAAGATGTAGTAGAAGTGGTGGAAGAACAGGAGACAtctgtgaagaaaaagaagaaaaaggacaaaaagaaacacattaaagAAGAACCGCTTTCTGAAGAAGAACCATGCACCAGCACAGCAAGTgct AgtccagagaaaaagaagaaaaagaaaaaaaaaagagttaatgagGACTAA
- the NOP58 gene encoding nucleolar protein 58 isoform X2, with protein MKRNFKRLIVCGKNLKLQRKQIKSFTALMEGKINKQLKKVLKKIVKEAHEPLAVADAKLGGVIKEKLNLSCIHSPLVNELMRGIRSQMDGLIPGVEPREMAAMCLGLAHSLSRYRLKFSADKVDTMIVQAISLLDDLDKELNNYIMRCREWYGWHFPELGKIISDNLTYCKCLQKVGDRKNYASATLSELLPEEVEAEVKAAAEISMGTEVSEEDICNILHLCTQVIEISEYRTQLYEYLQNRMMAIAPNVTVMVGELVGARLIAHAGSLLNLAKHAASTVQILGAEKALFRALKSRRDTPKYGLIYHASLVGQTSPKHKGKISRMLAAKTVLAIRYDAFGEDSSSAMGVENRAKLEARLRTLEDRGIRKISGTGKALAKAEKYEHKSEVKTYDPSGDSTLPTYSKKRKIEQVDKEDEVVEKKAKKAKVKIKVEEEEEVVEVEEDVVEVVEEQETSVKKKKKKDKKKHIKEEPLSEEEPCTSTASASPEKKKKKKKKRVNED; from the exons CATTCACAGCTCTGATGGAGGGCAAAATCAATAAGCAGCTGAAGAAAGTTCTGAAGAAAATAGTTAAAGAAGCCCATGAACCCCTGGCTGTAGCTGATGCTAAACTAGGAGGCGTCATAAAG GAAAAGCTGAATCTCAGTTGTATCCATAGTCCTCTTGTTAACGAACTTATGAGGGGAATCCGTTCACAGATGGATGGATTAATCCCTGGGGTAGAACCACGTGAAATGGCAGCCATGTGTCTTGGGTTGGCACACAG cttGTCCCGATACAGATTGAAATTTAGTGCTGATAAAGTGGATACAATGATTGTTCAGGCAATTT CCCTGTTAGATGACTTAGATAAAGAACTAAACAACTACATTATGCGGTGTAGAGAATGGTATGGCTGGCATTTCCCTGAATTAGGAAAAATTATTTCGGATAATTTGACATACTGCAAGTGTTTACAGAAAGTTG GCGATAGGAAGAATTATGCCTCGGCCACACTTTCTGAATTACTGCCAGAAGAGGTTGAAGCAGAAGTGAAAGCAGCTGCAGAGATATCTATGGGAACAGAGGTTtcagaagaagatatttgcaacattCTGCATCTCTGCACTCAG GTGATTGAAATCTCCGAATATAGAACCCAGCTCTATGAATATCTGCAAAATAGAATGATGGCCATTGCACCCAACGTTACAGTCATGGTTGGTGAATTAGTTGGAGCACGGCTTATTGCTCATGCAG gTTCTCTTTTGAATTTGGCCAAACATGCAGCTTCTACAGTTCAGATTCTTGGAGCAGAAAAGGCACTCTTCAGAGCCCTCAAGTCTAGACGAGATACCCCTAAGTATGGTCTCATTTATCATGCTTCACTTGTAGGCCAGACAAGTCCCAAACACAAAGGAAAG ATTTCTCGGATGCTGGCAGCCAAAACTGTTTTGGCCATCCGGTATGATGCTTTTGGTGAAGATTCCAGTTCTGCGATGGGAGTTGAGAACAGAGCCAAATTAGAGGCCAGGTTGAGAACCTTGGAAGATAGAGGG atacGGAAAATAAGTGGAACAGGAAAGGCATTAGCAAAAGCAGAAAAGTATGAACATAAAAG TGAAGTGAAGACTTATGATCCTTCTGGTGACTCAACACTGCCAACCTATTCTAAAAAACGCAAGATTGAACAGGTAGACAAAGAGGATGAAGTGGTTGAAAAGAAGGCCAAAAAAGCCAAGGTTAAAATTAAAG ttgaagaggaggaggaagtagTAGAAGTAGAAGAAGATGTAGTAGAAGTGGTGGAAGAACAGGAGACAtctgtgaagaaaaagaagaaaaaggacaaaaagaaacacattaaagAAGAACCGCTTTCTGAAGAAGAACCATGCACCAGCACAGCAAGTgct AgtccagagaaaaagaagaaaaagaaaaaaaaaagagttaatgagGACTAA
- the NOP58 gene encoding nucleolar protein 58 isoform X4: MEGKINKQLKKVLKKIVKEAHEPLAVADAKLGGVIKEKLNLSCIHSPLVNELMRGIRSQMDGLIPGVEPREMAAMCLGLAHSLSRYRLKFSADKVDTMIVQAISLLDDLDKELNNYIMRCREWYGWHFPELGKIISDNLTYCKCLQKVGDRKNYASATLSELLPEEVEAEVKAAAEISMGTEVSEEDICNILHLCTQVIEISEYRTQLYEYLQNRMMAIAPNVTVMVGELVGARLIAHAGSLLNLAKHAASTVQILGAEKALFRALKSRRDTPKYGLIYHASLVGQTSPKHKGKISRMLAAKTVLAIRYDAFGEDSSSAMGVENRAKLEARLRTLEDRGIRKISGTGKALAKAEKYEHKSEVKTYDPSGDSTLPTYSKKRKIEQVDKEDEVVEKKAKKAKVKIKVPRPEFEPPPPAVEAWSLNHWTAREVPSLPSFS, from the exons ATGGAGGGCAAAATCAATAAGCAGCTGAAGAAAGTTCTGAAGAAAATAGTTAAAGAAGCCCATGAACCCCTGGCTGTAGCTGATGCTAAACTAGGAGGCGTCATAAAG GAAAAGCTGAATCTCAGTTGTATCCATAGTCCTCTTGTTAACGAACTTATGAGGGGAATCCGTTCACAGATGGATGGATTAATCCCTGGGGTAGAACCACGTGAAATGGCAGCCATGTGTCTTGGGTTGGCACACAG cttGTCCCGATACAGATTGAAATTTAGTGCTGATAAAGTGGATACAATGATTGTTCAGGCAATTT CCCTGTTAGATGACTTAGATAAAGAACTAAACAACTACATTATGCGGTGTAGAGAATGGTATGGCTGGCATTTCCCTGAATTAGGAAAAATTATTTCGGATAATTTGACATACTGCAAGTGTTTACAGAAAGTTG GCGATAGGAAGAATTATGCCTCGGCCACACTTTCTGAATTACTGCCAGAAGAGGTTGAAGCAGAAGTGAAAGCAGCTGCAGAGATATCTATGGGAACAGAGGTTtcagaagaagatatttgcaacattCTGCATCTCTGCACTCAG GTGATTGAAATCTCCGAATATAGAACCCAGCTCTATGAATATCTGCAAAATAGAATGATGGCCATTGCACCCAACGTTACAGTCATGGTTGGTGAATTAGTTGGAGCACGGCTTATTGCTCATGCAG gTTCTCTTTTGAATTTGGCCAAACATGCAGCTTCTACAGTTCAGATTCTTGGAGCAGAAAAGGCACTCTTCAGAGCCCTCAAGTCTAGACGAGATACCCCTAAGTATGGTCTCATTTATCATGCTTCACTTGTAGGCCAGACAAGTCCCAAACACAAAGGAAAG ATTTCTCGGATGCTGGCAGCCAAAACTGTTTTGGCCATCCGGTATGATGCTTTTGGTGAAGATTCCAGTTCTGCGATGGGAGTTGAGAACAGAGCCAAATTAGAGGCCAGGTTGAGAACCTTGGAAGATAGAGGG atacGGAAAATAAGTGGAACAGGAAAGGCATTAGCAAAAGCAGAAAAGTATGAACATAAAAG TGAAGTGAAGACTTATGATCCTTCTGGTGACTCAACACTGCCAACCTATTCTAAAAAACGCAAGATTGAACAGGTAGACAAAGAGGATGAAGTGGTTGAAAAGAAGGCCAAAAAAGCCAAGGTTAAAATTAAAG ttcctcgACCAGAGTTTgaacccccgccccctgcagtggaagcatggagtcttaaccactggaccgccagggaagtcccctcccttccctcttttag ttga